The genomic region GGCTCCGCCGCCACCCGGTCGCCCCGGCGTGTCGTCCGCGCGCCACGCCGGGGCGCGCGGTGCGTCTGCGTACCCGCATCCCGACCAATAGTGTGCGAGCCGGGGCTGCATTTTACCGCAAGCAGGTCTATTGCCTCCCCATCCACGAGGAACTCACATGTCGTCAGCCCGTCTGCGAGCGCGCGGGGGAGCTGCGTAGACTTTGCCGGACCCGGACCGATCCCCTTTCGGGAGAGGGAGTTCACGCCGTGTCGCTTCTGTCCACGATCAGCTGTCCCCAGGACGTCAAGCGCCTCGACCATGAGGAGCTCGGCACCCTGGCGGCCGAGATCCGTGATTTCCTCATTCACGCCGTCGCGCGTACCGGAGGCCACCTCGGACCAAATCTCGGTGCCGTCGAGCTGACGCTGGCGATACACCGAGTGTTTGATTCGCCGTTTGACCGCATCCTCTGGGACACCGGCCACCAGTCGTATGTCCACAAGATTCTCACCGGCCGGTCGGGCGATTTCGACGGGCTGCGCCAGCGGGGTGGCCTTTCGGGCTACCCCAGCCGGGCCGAGTCCGAGCACGACATCATCGAGAACTCGCACGCCTCGACCGCGCTGTCCTACGCCGACGGGCTCTCGCGCGCCTATGCGCTGCGCGGGGAGGACCGGGCCGTCGTCGCGGTCGTCGGTGACGGCGCGCTGACCGGCGGCATGTGCTGGGAGGCCCTCAACAACATCGCGGCGGACGACCGCCCCGTCGTCGTCGTCGTCAACGACAACGGCCGGTCCTACGCGCCGACGATCGGCGGCCTCGCCGACCATCTGGCCGCCCTGCGCCTCGCCCCCGAGTACGAGCAGGTCCTCGACGTCGTCAAGCAGGTCCTCGGCCGCACGCCGCTCGTCGGCGCGCCGCTGTTCGACGCGCTGCACGGCATCAAGAAGGGCATCAAGGACGTCGTCCAGCCGCAGGGGATGTTCGAGGACCTCGGGCTGAAGTACGTCGGCCCCGTCGACGGTCACGACGTCGTCGCGGTCGAGTCCGCCCTGCGCCGCGCCCGCAGCTTCGGCGGGCCGGTCATCGTCCACTGCGTCACCCGCAAGGGCTTCGGCTACCCGCCGGCCGAGCAGGACGACGCCGACAACTTCCACGGCGTCGGCGTCATCGACCCGGTCACCGGCAAGCCGGTGTCCACGTCGAAGACGACGAGCTGGACGAACGTCTTCTCCGACGAGATCGTCCAGATCGGCGCCGAGCGGCCCGACGTGGTCACCATGACGGCCGCGATGCTCCAGCCGGTCGGCCTCGGCCCGTTCGCCAAGGCCTACCCCGACCGGGTGTTCGACGTGGGCATCGCCGAGCAGCACGCCGTCACCTCGGCCGCCGGACTCGCGATGGGCGGGCTCAAGCCGGTCGTGTGCCTGTACGCGACGTTCCTCAACCGTGCCTTCGACCAGGTCCTCATGGACGTCGCCCTGCACAGCCAGCCGGTGACGTTCGTGCTCGACCGGGCCGGGGTGACCGGTGAGGACGGCGCGTCGCACAACGGCATGTGGGACATGTCGTTCCTGCAGGTCGTGCCCGGCCTGGCGATCGCCGCCCCCCGGGACGCGCCGTCCCTGCGCGCCGAGCTGCGGGAGGCCGTCGAGACCACCGACAAGCCGACCGTGGTGCGCTTCCCCAAGGGCAAGGTGGCCGCGGACGTGCCGGCGATCGACACCGTCGGCGGGGTGGACGTGCTGTTCCGCTCGCCGGCGGTGGCGCAGCACCGCG from Frankia alni ACN14a harbors:
- the dxs gene encoding 1-deoxy-D-xylulose-5-phosphate synthase; protein product: MSLLSTISCPQDVKRLDHEELGTLAAEIRDFLIHAVARTGGHLGPNLGAVELTLAIHRVFDSPFDRILWDTGHQSYVHKILTGRSGDFDGLRQRGGLSGYPSRAESEHDIIENSHASTALSYADGLSRAYALRGEDRAVVAVVGDGALTGGMCWEALNNIAADDRPVVVVVNDNGRSYAPTIGGLADHLAALRLAPEYEQVLDVVKQVLGRTPLVGAPLFDALHGIKKGIKDVVQPQGMFEDLGLKYVGPVDGHDVVAVESALRRARSFGGPVIVHCVTRKGFGYPPAEQDDADNFHGVGVIDPVTGKPVSTSKTTSWTNVFSDEIVQIGAERPDVVTMTAAMLQPVGLGPFAKAYPDRVFDVGIAEQHAVTSAAGLAMGGLKPVVCLYATFLNRAFDQVLMDVALHSQPVTFVLDRAGVTGEDGASHNGMWDMSFLQVVPGLAIAAPRDAPSLRAELREAVETTDKPTVVRFPKGKVAADVPAIDTVGGVDVLFRSPAVAQHREVLLVSVGAMAATCLEVARLVASQGIGITVVDPRWVKPLPTVLVDLARDHDLVVTVEDNGRVGGVGSSLAQLLRDADVDVPLRDFGIAQRFLDHGKRDEVIAEVGLAPQDLARKVVEAIAKRQPALEGDPAVAAGQASPGAQRSGEQVADQH